TATAGGCAAGTTCCTTTTCAATCCACTTTGAACTAATCACAATCTCTAAATCTTCAAGAGCTTCTTTGTACAACCCTCTACTTTGAAAATAAGTAGATCTTGCAAGATAAAACCGTGGAAGAAACTCACTCGCAACATCATCTATCTTATTTATATATTCCTCTATTTTAATCTCCAATGTGCGTCTCTCTTCGGTATTATTTGTCCTCAAATAAAGATTTAAATCCTTCTCAAGACTTTCTACTACTCCTCCCCCCACCTTAACATAATCTATATCCATAGAACCATAAAAAAAAACGATAATTCCCACAAAAACAATGACTATAAGAATACCCATAAAAAACTTATTCTTAAACATCAGCATTCCTCTTTAATAAATTCGCGAATGGCTTATAAGATTCTTCATCATCTTCTTTAAATAAATAAGAAGAAATTTCTTCACTCGATTTTTGCTCCTTATACGCCCTATAAGAAAGTAAAACTAACTTATTTTTAAAATCAATATTAGTAATTATAACTTTAAGCTTGTCTCCAACATTTAAATTTTCAAAAGTTTCTAAACTAGACTCTTTTGTAACTCCAAGTTGAATTTTACTAATAAATCCCATTATTTTACCATAAACCCTTACCTGAATTCCTTTAGATTTCTTCTCTACAATTTCAACTTCAAGAGTATCACCCTTCTTATAACTCTTAGAAAAATCATCCCAAGGATTTTCTTCTAACTGTTTAATTCCCAACCTAATGTTTTGCTTCTTTGCATCAAATTCAATTACCTTACCACTAATTAAACTTCCCAATTTAAAGTATTCCTCAGGATTAATTTCGTCCAACCAAGAAATATCAAATTTACTAATATATGCATCTATGCCCTCTTCAATACTTACAAAAGCACCAGTTTTTGTAATATTTTTAACAACACCCTGAACAACCTTGCCAACAGCACACCTCTCAGCTAAACTATGCCATGGATTTTCATTAATTTGCTTAATACCTAAAGATATTCTTTGATTGTCTTTATCTATATCCAAAATCTTAACTTCTACGATTTGTCCGACCTTAACTAATTCTTGAGGGCTTTTTATTACCCTTACCCAAGAAAAATTGCTTATATGCAAAAATCCTGATATCTCACTATCAAGTTCAACCACAACACCAAAAGGTAATATCTTGGCAACCTTGCCCTTAACAATACTCTCAAGCTTATACCTAGATTCAACAGAATCCCAAGGATTTGTCTTTAAAGCTTTAAGAGACAACTCCATCTTTCCTGTATTAACACTTAACTTAATAATTTTCAACCTTAACTTATCACCAACATGAATAAAATCCTCAACATTATCAACACGATTAAATGCAATATTCCTTTTATGCAATATTCCCAAAACAAGATTTTTAACCTTTATAATAGCACCATAACTTGTAATTCTTTCAACAATACCATCAACTATATCTCCCTCACTATAAGAACTAACAATTTCTCTCTTCTTCAAAAGCTCCCGCTCTCGCTCTAAAGTTCGTCTATCAAGAATAAGCCTAAGGTTATTATCTGTTTTATCTGATTGGACAACATAAAACTCAACGATTGACCCTCTTTTTAATTTTTCATCTTTAGACATAGAACTCAAATAAGATGGCATAAATCCAGTAATATTTTCATTAACTTGAACTTTATAACCACTTGAAAGTTCAACTAAAATCTTGCCTTTAAGCACCTTTTTATTTGCAATATACTCATCAATCTTATCTTGTAAATTGATAGAATCAAGCTTTGAAACACTAAGACCTAATCCTAACTCTCCTCCTACTTTTGTAACTATTGCATCAATCTCATCCCCAATCTTTGGAATAGTTTCAAATTCATCGATCTTAATAAAACCTTCAGACTTATAACCAATATCTACAAGCACATAATCTTTCATAACGTTTATAACAACACCAGAAACACTACTACCCAGTTCTACTTTTTCAAGAACCTTTAAATAACTTTCTTGTAAATCTTCTTGATTTTCCATCCTCACCTCTCTATCACTTTTTTTTCAAATTAAACGTCTTCATGATAACATCACATACATCATCCAAGCACTTATAGCTTGAATCAATATAAAAAACTTCTTTATCTAATTTCAATTTACCGTACTCTCTATTTTGATCAATTTCATCTCGTCTCTCTAATGCCTGCTCTAACTTATTTAAGGTTGAAGCATTATCCCTCTGATCATACCGTCTTAAAGCTCTCACTTTAACAGAAGCATCTAGATATATTCTAATACTAGCTTCTGGAAATACCACAGTAGTAATATCTCTACCTTCTATTATATAATCATCATCCTTGAATTTAACTATTTCTCTTAATTTTTTATTCACAATATTCCTAACACCTATATAAGAAGAATAAAAAGAAACCTGAAGATCTATTTTTTCATTTAAAATATGACTCGTAACATTTATACCATTAAGCAAAAAATCAACACCATTAAATTCAATATCATTTTTTGATATAAGCTCCAAAATTTTATTTTCACTAAGTAAATCATATTCGTTTAAAGTAAACCTTTGAGCAATTAAAGTTATTATTCTATACAAATAACCGGAACTAATAAACTTAAAACCCAAACGCATTCCTAACGCTTTCGCAACCGAACTTTTCCCCGAAGCTGAAGGACCATCAATTGCTATTATCATTAACACTTCCCCGAAATCTGTGCCTTAAGCCTATTAATTTTAGCTAAAGATACAATTCTAATTTGTCCCTCTTTTAAACTGTCCAATTTAATATTACCTATTCTGATTCTGTGAATTCTCTTTAAAAAAATATTATTACTTAAAAAAACTTTCCGGATTTCCCTATTTTTACCTTCCGTTAAGATCAACTTAACAGAACTATCACTAAGCATCACATAAGATTTTAACTTAAAAACTTCTCTTCCTATTTTTATTCCATGCTTAAAATTAATAAGCAAATCCTCAGTAATAGTCTTTTTTGCGTCAACAATATACTCCTTTTCAACCTCACTTTTTGGATGAATAATACTATTTGCAAACTGACCATCATTAGTAAAAAGCAAAAGACCAGAACTTTTAAAATCAAGCCTACCAATCGAAAATAAACGTTCTTTAAACAAAGGCTGAACTAAAGAGACCGCCAATTTTCTCCCTTCTGGATCAAAATTGGAACACAAATAATTTTTAGGCTTATGAAGAGCAATATAAACCTTACTTTTAACTTTAAAATCCCTAAAAACAAATACTTGCCTTTTATACTCTACTCTATCGCATAAGAAAACCTTATCCCCAAGCTTTGCAAAATTACCATTTATTTTGACAAGATTTTTTCTTATAAGATCTTCACAAAATCTCCTAGAACCTACACCTCTATCTGCTAAAAAAACATGAACTCTAATCCCTCTGCTGTTTATATTCGTCAATACTCTTTCCTTTTCTTAAAACCAACTCATCATTTACATAAACTAAATCTATAATATTTGACATTTGATATTCAAGGACCACCAAAAAGTAACAGAATCTCTCAAAAAAGTAAAACTCATCATTGCAATTCAATAAAAATTCAAAAATAAAATTATCTTCCTTTGTCAAAAGCGCAATAATCCTTGCTTTTTTATCCAAAATTTTAGCATCATATGTACCTAAAACATTGGACCTAAATTTATTACTACATAGCATATTATCATGCTTTTTAACTACCCTTTTCGCTCTGGTTTTACTCCTAGTCTTATTAATATCAACCTTATAACTCTGAACATTACCCACATTTTCCAAAAAAACACCATTTTCTCTACAAAAAGAAGATTTCAGTACATTTATATGTAAATTCTGAGTTGTAGCTTTGGACTCTGCACATTTTTCACTGAAATTTATTAATTTCTTAACTATCTCCCTTTCAATCAACTTTTTATCTTTTAATTTTATTGGATAAAGAATTTGCGTCTTTAAATAAAGCAGACTGGTTGAAAAAGAATAAAATTTAATTAATTCTTTAACATCCATCTCAATACTCTCAGAAAATACCAAAAAATCTTCTATTATTTT
The DNA window shown above is from Borrelia anserina Es and carries:
- a CDS encoding 30S ribosomal protein S1; the encoded protein is MENQEDLQESYLKVLEKVELGSSVSGVVINVMKDYVLVDIGYKSEGFIKIDEFETIPKIGDEIDAIVTKVGGELGLGLSVSKLDSINLQDKIDEYIANKKVLKGKILVELSSGYKVQVNENITGFMPSYLSSMSKDEKLKRGSIVEFYVVQSDKTDNNLRLILDRRTLERERELLKKREIVSSYSEGDIVDGIVERITSYGAIIKVKNLVLGILHKRNIAFNRVDNVEDFIHVGDKLRLKIIKLSVNTGKMELSLKALKTNPWDSVESRYKLESIVKGKVAKILPFGVVVELDSEISGFLHISNFSWVRVIKSPQELVKVGQIVEVKILDIDKDNQRISLGIKQINENPWHSLAERCAVGKVVQGVVKNITKTGAFVSIEEGIDAYISKFDISWLDEINPEEYFKLGSLISGKVIEFDAKKQNIRLGIKQLEENPWDDFSKSYKKGDTLEVEIVEKKSKGIQVRVYGKIMGFISKIQLGVTKESSLETFENLNVGDKLKVIITNIDFKNKLVLLSYRAYKEQKSSEEISSYLFKEDDEESYKPFANLLKRNADV
- the cmk gene encoding (d)CMP kinase: MIIAIDGPSASGKSSVAKALGMRLGFKFISSGYLYRIITLIAQRFTLNEYDLLSENKILELISKNDIEFNGVDFLLNGINVTSHILNEKIDLQVSFYSSYIGVRNIVNKKLREIVKFKDDDYIIEGRDITTVVFPEASIRIYLDASVKVRALRRYDQRDNASTLNKLEQALERRDEIDQNREYGKLKLDKEVFYIDSSYKCLDDVCDVIMKTFNLKKK